In Rutidosis leptorrhynchoides isolate AG116_Rl617_1_P2 chromosome 2, CSIRO_AGI_Rlap_v1, whole genome shotgun sequence, one genomic interval encodes:
- the LOC139890276 gene encoding uncharacterized protein, translating into MDKTFKILKFLMNDSDDENSVSFVNSLTEEEVDGEASSSRVPRSRVYIAKDREDATIRLYNDYFTESPVYPEKTFKRRFRMSRQLFLRIVEGISDFNSTVIPDYFIYFRERPHATGRQSLTILQKCTAVIRQMAYGTTPDLFEEYIKVGEKTAALCLENFCQCIFHLFARQYLRKPTTEDVARLYNFHAQKHGLPSMLGSIDCSNNEINVLNFSPLFNSIKDGTAPLSPFEVNGRRYERKLLLR; encoded by the exons ATGGATAAAACATTCAAGATACTCAAGTTTCTTATGAATGATTCGGATGATGAAAACAGTGTTAGTTTTGTTAATAGTCTAACGGAAGAAGAAGTTGATGGAGAGGCAAGTAGTTCGCGAGTCCCTCGATCCCGGGTTTATATTGCCAAGGATCGTGAAGATGCGACTATAAGATTATACAATGATTATTTTACAGAGTCACCAGTGTATCCCGAAAAAACTTTTAAACGACGTTTTCGAATGAGTCGTCAGTTATTTCTTCGAATTGTTGAAGGCATATCTGATTTTAATAGTACCGTTATTCctgattattttatttattttagggAACGTCCCCATGCAACGGGCCGTCAAAGTTTGACAATTCTCCAAAAGTGTACAGCGGTCATACGTCAAATGGCGTATGGAACAACTCCTGATTTGTTTGAAGAATATATAAAAGTTGGGGAGAAAACCGCTGCCTTATGTCTTGAAAATTTTTGTCAATGCATATTTCATTTGTTTGCTAGACAGTATTTGCGAAAACCAACTACCGAAGATGTTGCTAGACTTTATAATTTTCATGCACAAAAACATGGTTTACCGAGTATGTTAGGTAGTATTGACT GTTCGAACAACGAAATTAACGTCTTGAATTTTTCACCATTATTTAACTCTATAAAAGATGGAACTGCTCCACTTTCACCATTTGAAGTAAACGGGCGTCGCTACGAAAGAAAGCTATTACTTAGGTGA